In Vibrio alginolyticus NBRC 15630 = ATCC 17749, one genomic interval encodes:
- the tdh gene encoding L-threonine 3-dehydrogenase: MKIKALSKLKPEEGIWMTEVDKPEVGHNDILIKIKKTAICGTDVHIYNWDEWSQKTIPVPMVVGHEYVGEVVAIGQEVRGFEIGDRVSGEGHITCGHCRNCRGGRTHLCRNTIGVGVNREGAFAEYLVIPAFNAFKIPEGISDDLASIFDPFGNAVHTALSFDLVGEDVLITGAGPIGIMAAAVAKHVGARHVVITDVNEYRLELARKMGVTRAVNVAEEKLEDVMAELGMTEGFDVGLEMSGNPAAFNSMLTTMNHGGRIALLGIPPSDMGIDWNQVIFKGLVIKGIYGREMFETWYKMASLIQSGLDLSPIITHHYKIDDFQEGFDVMRSGMSGKVILDWE, translated from the coding sequence ATGAAAATTAAAGCATTATCAAAGCTAAAGCCTGAAGAAGGCATCTGGATGACTGAGGTTGATAAACCTGAAGTTGGCCATAACGACATTCTGATCAAAATTAAGAAAACCGCTATCTGTGGTACAGACGTACACATCTACAACTGGGACGAATGGTCACAAAAAACCATTCCAGTGCCTATGGTTGTTGGTCACGAATACGTGGGTGAAGTGGTTGCGATTGGTCAGGAAGTTCGTGGCTTTGAAATCGGTGACCGCGTATCTGGCGAAGGTCACATCACGTGTGGTCATTGTCGTAACTGTCGTGGCGGCCGTACTCACCTATGCCGTAACACGATTGGTGTGGGCGTTAACCGCGAAGGTGCATTCGCAGAATACCTAGTTATCCCAGCGTTCAACGCGTTCAAGATCCCTGAAGGCATCTCTGACGATCTAGCGTCTATCTTTGACCCGTTTGGTAACGCAGTACACACAGCACTTTCTTTCGACCTAGTAGGTGAAGACGTGCTTATCACAGGTGCTGGTCCAATCGGTATCATGGCAGCAGCGGTTGCTAAACACGTTGGTGCTCGCCACGTAGTGATCACAGACGTGAACGAATACCGTCTAGAACTTGCTCGTAAGATGGGTGTAACACGCGCAGTAAACGTGGCTGAAGAGAAGCTAGAAGACGTAATGGCTGAGCTAGGCATGACAGAAGGCTTCGACGTTGGTCTAGAAATGTCTGGTAACCCAGCAGCATTCAACTCAATGCTAACCACAATGAACCACGGTGGTCGCATTGCACTACTCGGTATTCCACCGTCAGACATGGGTATCGACTGGAACCAAGTTATCTTCAAAGGCTTGGTGATCAAAGGTATCTACGGTCGCGAAATGTTCGAAACTTGGTACAAGATGGCTTCACTGATCCAATCTGGTCTGGATCTATCGCCAATCATCACGCACCACTACAAGATTGATGACTTCCAAGAAGGCTTCGATGTAATGCGCAGCGGTATGTCAGGCAAAGTTATTCTTGATTGGGAATAA
- a CDS encoding glycine C-acetyltransferase gives MSSAFYQQIQQQIEEVKAEGLYKSERVITSQQQAAVKISTGEEVLNFCANNYLGLANHPALIEAGKAGMDEHGFGMASVRFICGTQDIHKELEQKLSKFLGKEDTILYTSCFDANAGLFETILGKEDAIISDALNHASIIDGVRLCKAMRFRYSNNNMEELEQQLIAAKEAGARHILIVTDGVFSMDGVVANLPAICDLAEKYGALTMVDDSHAVGFMGKTGAGTHEHHNVVDRIDIITGTLGKAMGGASGGYTSGKAEVIDWLRQRSRPYLFSNSVAPAIVSASIRVLDLLEESGDLRDRLWENAAHFRTRMEDAGFTMGGADHAIIPIMLGDAKVAAEFAERALEKGIYVIGFSFPVVPKGQARIRTQMSAAHSREQLDRAIDAFIQVGKDMGLI, from the coding sequence ATGTCTTCTGCATTCTACCAACAGATTCAGCAGCAAATCGAAGAAGTAAAGGCGGAAGGCCTTTACAAATCAGAGCGTGTCATTACGTCTCAACAGCAAGCGGCTGTTAAAATCTCTACTGGTGAAGAAGTACTAAACTTCTGTGCGAACAACTACCTTGGTCTTGCTAACCACCCGGCACTTATCGAAGCGGGTAAAGCAGGCATGGACGAGCACGGCTTTGGTATGGCTTCAGTACGTTTTATCTGTGGTACGCAAGACATCCACAAAGAGCTTGAGCAGAAGCTTTCTAAGTTCCTAGGTAAAGAAGATACGATTCTTTACACATCATGTTTCGATGCAAACGCGGGCCTATTTGAAACTATTCTAGGCAAAGAAGACGCAATCATCTCTGACGCTTTAAACCACGCGTCAATCATCGATGGTGTTCGTCTATGTAAAGCGATGCGTTTCCGCTACTCAAACAACAACATGGAAGAGCTAGAGCAACAACTGATCGCTGCGAAAGAAGCAGGTGCTCGCCACATTCTTATCGTAACGGACGGTGTGTTCTCAATGGACGGCGTAGTAGCAAACCTTCCGGCTATCTGTGACCTAGCAGAGAAGTACGGCGCATTGACTATGGTTGATGACTCTCACGCTGTTGGCTTCATGGGCAAAACAGGTGCAGGTACGCACGAGCACCACAACGTGGTTGACCGTATCGACATCATCACTGGTACGCTAGGCAAAGCAATGGGCGGCGCTTCAGGCGGTTACACATCTGGTAAAGCGGAAGTGATTGACTGGCTACGTCAGCGTTCTCGTCCATACCTATTCTCTAACTCTGTTGCACCAGCAATCGTAAGCGCTTCTATCCGCGTTCTAGATCTACTAGAAGAGAGCGGTGACCTACGTGATCGTCTATGGGAAAACGCAGCACACTTCCGTACTCGTATGGAAGACGCTGGTTTCACAATGGGTGGTGCTGACCACGCAATCATCCCAATCATGCTTGGCGACGCAAAAGTAGCAGCAGAATTTGCAGAGCGTGCGCTGGAGAAAGGCATCTACGTAATCGGCTTCTCATTCCCTGTAGTACCAAAAGGTCAAGCACGTATCCGTACTCAAATGTCTGCGGCGCACTCTCGCGAGCAACTAGACCGTGCAATCGACGCGTTCATCCAAGTTGGTAAGGACATGGGTCTTATTTAA
- a CDS encoding putative bifunctional diguanylate cyclase/phosphodiesterase produces the protein MNKAVKKFSSKRFITISAILVSIYLAMLITVTSVGQNKLKESQYRELDLKVKSYASTLDNLFTIASEDVDNLATDKTIQTFFGNLASGMSMEYGLGASLINLKRRFDEKIDSKLINSSQIYKKLTLVGSDGVTIVTTGSENLAEHKMDIQTLMTQHGHPEEVCATRYNDDVRIQVIKQVKFSGKPVAFLIADLNKNIVIDQLTNQEHEDSYSRMVLKIKDVEMVVWDTINKTPSHNKDENYFVSEAVDGKIYFEVPVDKHHFKLMAWFEPLSERDIFTSRLFIIGLSILAVMIVIALCYAFITNNNRIELKIKLEEEKKRKDILSQQNKKLTNEIERRKASEKELAFQAKYDTLTNLPNRSYGSERLALELIRASRSGSKVLVMFIDLDHFKQINDSMGHFVGDEILKLSAQRLYQVARKTDLLARIGGDEFLLVIPDLPDNDTAKRVASSVLSAFNDPFVWNNHEFFLSSSVGMSVFPDDGDNAEQLLACADMAMYRAKQDGRDGFCFYNHNMNQDLQRYLDLENRLRSAISNQLLELYYQPIIELSSGKIVGAEALMRWNDDKYGFVNPEEFISIAEKNGLIHQIGEFAIQQACRQAAQWQSLTPLFVSVNFSSVQFRYCERLLTFIKHSLEESGLPSDKFDIEVTESLLFNHDSELLDMLNNLRALGTKLTIDDFGTGYSALSYLQKFPFDRLKIDRSFMQNMFENDSDRELVNVIIAMAKALDLKIVAEGIEEQRHVDYLKNLNCEFGQGFHYSRPLPAKDFEALLAKPTWL, from the coding sequence ATGAATAAGGCCGTTAAAAAATTTTCCAGTAAAAGATTTATTACAATAAGCGCAATATTAGTTTCAATTTACTTAGCTATGCTTATTACTGTGACTAGCGTAGGTCAAAATAAGTTAAAAGAATCTCAATACAGAGAACTAGATTTAAAAGTAAAAAGTTATGCAAGCACACTCGATAATTTATTTACCATAGCGAGTGAAGATGTTGATAATCTAGCTACAGATAAAACAATACAAACATTCTTTGGTAATTTAGCTTCTGGCATGTCAATGGAGTATGGCTTAGGAGCCAGTCTAATTAATTTAAAGCGTCGCTTCGATGAGAAGATAGACAGTAAGCTAATTAATAGCAGCCAAATCTATAAGAAGCTCACGCTGGTAGGCAGTGATGGAGTCACCATTGTCACCACTGGATCTGAAAACCTTGCCGAGCACAAAATGGACATACAAACCTTAATGACTCAACACGGGCATCCCGAAGAGGTTTGTGCGACGCGATACAATGATGACGTTCGCATTCAAGTCATTAAGCAAGTTAAGTTCTCCGGAAAGCCTGTTGCTTTTTTAATTGCCGATCTTAATAAGAATATTGTTATTGACCAACTTACTAACCAAGAACACGAAGATAGTTATAGCCGAATGGTGCTAAAAATAAAAGACGTGGAAATGGTTGTATGGGATACCATAAATAAAACACCTTCTCACAATAAGGATGAGAACTATTTCGTTTCTGAGGCTGTAGACGGAAAAATTTACTTTGAAGTGCCTGTGGATAAACATCACTTTAAATTGATGGCGTGGTTCGAGCCTTTGAGTGAACGAGATATATTTACATCACGGCTCTTTATTATTGGTTTGAGTATTCTGGCCGTTATGATCGTCATTGCTTTATGTTATGCATTCATCACGAACAATAATAGGATTGAATTGAAAATTAAGCTTGAGGAAGAAAAAAAGCGTAAAGATATTCTTTCTCAACAGAATAAAAAATTAACGAACGAAATTGAACGTCGAAAAGCGTCTGAAAAAGAACTCGCCTTCCAAGCTAAATATGACACATTAACTAATTTGCCTAATCGTAGTTATGGTTCCGAGCGATTGGCTTTGGAGTTAATTAGGGCATCGCGTAGTGGGTCTAAAGTTTTGGTGATGTTCATCGACTTAGACCACTTCAAGCAGATTAACGATTCAATGGGACACTTTGTTGGGGATGAAATCCTTAAACTCAGTGCTCAGCGACTGTATCAAGTCGCGAGAAAAACAGACTTATTGGCGAGAATTGGTGGGGATGAGTTTTTACTCGTCATCCCTGATTTGCCTGATAATGATACTGCAAAGCGAGTTGCTTCAAGTGTACTTTCGGCGTTTAACGATCCGTTTGTTTGGAACAACCATGAATTCTTCTTGAGTAGCAGCGTCGGAATGTCTGTGTTCCCGGATGACGGAGACAACGCTGAGCAGCTCCTTGCATGTGCTGATATGGCAATGTATCGGGCGAAACAAGATGGGCGTGATGGCTTTTGTTTTTATAACCATAATATGAACCAAGATTTGCAACGCTATTTGGATCTGGAAAATCGTCTGAGAAGTGCGATCTCCAATCAGTTATTAGAGCTGTATTATCAGCCAATTATTGAGCTGAGTAGTGGTAAAATCGTAGGTGCAGAAGCGCTAATGCGTTGGAATGATGACAAGTACGGATTTGTAAACCCTGAAGAGTTTATCTCTATTGCAGAGAAAAATGGTTTAATTCATCAAATTGGTGAGTTTGCTATTCAACAAGCGTGTCGACAAGCGGCACAATGGCAGAGTCTGACTCCGTTGTTTGTTTCTGTAAACTTTTCTAGTGTTCAATTTAGGTACTGCGAGCGCTTACTTACGTTTATTAAACACAGCCTTGAGGAGTCTGGTCTTCCGTCAGATAAGTTCGATATTGAAGTGACAGAAAGTCTCCTCTTCAATCACGATTCTGAGCTATTAGACATGCTTAATAACTTACGAGCGTTAGGCACCAAACTTACTATTGATGATTTTGGTACTGGTTATTCTGCGCTGAGTTACTTGCAGAAGTTTCCGTTCGACCGCTTAAAGATTGATCGTAGCTTTATGCAAAATATGTTCGAGAACGACTCAGACCGCGAGCTTGTGAACGTAATCATAGCAATGGCGAAAGCGCTGGATCTTAAGATCGTCGCAGAAGGCATCGAAGAACAGCGTCATGTGGATTACCTGAAAAACCTAAACTGTGAGTTCGGACAAGGTTTCCACTATAGCCGACCATTACCTGCTAAGGACTTTGAAGCACTTTTGGCTAAGCCTACCTGGCTATAA
- a CDS encoding transporter substrate-binding domain-containing protein codes for MSVITFKRTLATVALMVTSVASSAAWSDDLQQIRERGVLRHIGVPYANFVSYIEQGEVETLTGLDVEIIKGFAKSLGVQYQYVPAQWSDVVGKLTGQNVQYHNKQAVVGESVPIEGDLIANGVTILDWRSEVVDFSQDYFPSGVWLVSRSDSSLSPIKPSGSVDEDVKNVKQLIDGREVLALEHSCLDPNLYDLYDTGAKVILPDGARLLNEMVPAIMKNDAESTLLDVADTLIALEKWPGEIKVIGPISENQKMAVAFRKNSPELRKAFDRYLDSIKQDGSYEKLVKKYYPSIYYFYNDYFIEDKKKLR; via the coding sequence ATGTCAGTCATAACATTCAAAAGAACTTTAGCGACGGTGGCGCTCATGGTTACCTCTGTTGCGTCGTCTGCCGCTTGGTCAGACGATTTACAACAAATCCGTGAACGCGGTGTACTGCGTCACATTGGTGTCCCGTACGCTAACTTTGTCTCCTATATTGAACAAGGTGAAGTGGAAACTTTGACTGGCTTGGATGTAGAGATAATAAAAGGTTTTGCCAAGTCGTTAGGTGTTCAGTACCAGTATGTTCCAGCACAGTGGAGCGACGTGGTTGGTAAGTTGACAGGGCAAAATGTGCAATATCACAACAAGCAGGCTGTTGTCGGAGAAAGTGTTCCAATTGAAGGCGATTTGATCGCAAATGGCGTTACTATTCTTGATTGGCGTTCTGAGGTTGTCGATTTTTCACAAGATTATTTTCCTTCAGGTGTATGGTTGGTTTCCAGATCCGACTCTAGTCTGAGCCCGATTAAACCAAGTGGGTCGGTCGATGAAGATGTTAAAAACGTCAAGCAGCTGATCGATGGTCGCGAAGTGTTAGCTTTAGAACATTCTTGCTTGGATCCTAACCTTTATGACTTATATGACACAGGTGCAAAAGTTATATTACCTGATGGGGCGCGTCTCCTTAATGAGATGGTTCCAGCGATAATGAAAAATGATGCGGAAAGCACATTATTAGATGTTGCGGATACGCTAATTGCCCTCGAAAAATGGCCGGGTGAAATAAAAGTCATTGGCCCTATATCTGAGAATCAAAAAATGGCTGTTGCATTCCGTAAAAATTCCCCTGAATTACGCAAAGCATTTGATCGTTATTTAGACTCGATAAAACAAGACGGTTCATACGAAAAACTAGTAAAAAAATACTATCCATCTATTTACTACTTTTATAACGATTACTTTATAGAAGATAAAAAGAAACTCCGATGA
- a CDS encoding aminotransferase class V-fold PLP-dependent enzyme gives MKDKESIQTNSSRRNFLKGATGAVVAGVSASAFSGVAQAREQKIDWSSRGLGRKHDKRFWRKVRRQFVLDKRTTYMNIGTTGSMPKHVLEDYEHNNKLVAKYPWDMKGKFGSWPYVSEMVKDVAPGFGANPEEIILSRNTTDGLCSIINGLHFEPGDVILTTHHEHIAATSPMNVAKHRFGVDVVEIQLPVFTGTENVSEQDYIQAFQDALDANQNVRLIVFSHITYKTGTALPAKAICALAKEYGVPTLVDGAHTVGMFDLDFHDMDCDFYAGSGHKWQCGPGATGILYVRDNGNRLNEYWSDRENPLWLINSSLSHADYLGKQLQMQYIGNDNYPAKQALVDSCKMWDEIGRDRIEERVVSLGSLCKTLLQEYLPQAKMYSPNVEGLTSGLTTVNPFSDVTNEEILTEFRDRLREEYGYIIRTTSFKLHKDDDFDTYALRISTHLFHDEQDVEGLVVAMTNLYYSSF, from the coding sequence ATGAAAGACAAGGAATCTATTCAGACTAATAGCAGCCGCCGTAATTTTCTGAAAGGCGCAACAGGAGCTGTTGTTGCTGGTGTGAGTGCTTCCGCTTTCTCAGGCGTAGCTCAAGCACGAGAACAGAAAATTGATTGGAGCAGCCGCGGGCTAGGTAGAAAACACGATAAGCGCTTCTGGCGTAAAGTGCGAAGACAGTTCGTTTTGGACAAACGAACCACTTACATGAACATTGGTACAACAGGTTCAATGCCAAAACATGTTCTTGAAGATTACGAGCATAACAACAAGCTGGTGGCTAAATATCCTTGGGATATGAAAGGCAAATTTGGCTCTTGGCCTTATGTTTCAGAGATGGTTAAAGACGTCGCACCAGGTTTTGGTGCTAACCCAGAAGAGATCATTCTCAGCCGCAACACTACTGATGGCTTATGCTCGATCATTAATGGCTTACACTTTGAACCAGGTGATGTGATTCTAACGACACACCATGAACATATTGCTGCAACATCACCTATGAACGTAGCGAAACATCGTTTTGGTGTGGATGTGGTAGAAATTCAACTACCAGTATTTACTGGTACTGAAAACGTTTCTGAGCAAGATTACATTCAAGCGTTCCAAGACGCGCTTGATGCGAATCAAAACGTTCGCCTAATTGTTTTCTCTCATATCACATACAAAACAGGAACCGCGCTACCAGCCAAAGCCATTTGTGCTTTAGCAAAAGAGTATGGCGTGCCTACTCTTGTTGATGGCGCGCATACGGTCGGTATGTTTGACCTTGATTTCCACGATATGGATTGTGATTTCTATGCAGGATCTGGTCATAAGTGGCAGTGTGGTCCGGGCGCGACAGGTATTCTGTATGTTCGTGATAACGGTAACCGTTTGAATGAGTATTGGAGCGACCGAGAGAACCCGTTATGGTTGATCAACTCCTCACTTTCTCATGCTGATTACCTGGGTAAACAGCTGCAAATGCAATACATTGGTAACGATAACTATCCTGCGAAACAAGCACTAGTTGATAGTTGCAAAATGTGGGATGAGATTGGTCGAGACCGTATCGAAGAGCGAGTTGTAAGCCTTGGTAGTTTATGTAAAACCTTGCTTCAAGAGTACTTACCACAAGCCAAAATGTATTCACCAAACGTGGAAGGCTTAACCAGTGGCTTAACGACGGTTAACCCGTTCTCCGATGTAACTAATGAAGAGATATTGACGGAATTCCGAGATCGTTTACGTGAAGAGTATGGTTACATCATCCGTACGACTAGCTTTAAGCTGCATAAGGATGATGACTTTGATACTTACGCGCTGCGTATCTCTACGCATTTGTTCCATGACGAACAAGATGTGGAAGGGCTCGTAGTGGCGATGACGAATTTGTATTACTCGTCGTTCTAA
- a CDS encoding superoxide dismutase family protein, whose product MLKGLLCISVASALVAAPNALAKTVEMTALNTNESAGTIEISQSDYGVVFTPQLSGLSAGVHGFHVHTNPSCDSIEKDDKTVLGGAAGGHYDPNNTGKHGYPWTNDNHLGDLPPLYVDMDGNANQPVVAPRLKLSDLKGRALMIHAGGDNHSDHPSKLGGGGARVVCGVIE is encoded by the coding sequence ATGTTAAAAGGATTGCTATGCATTTCAGTTGCATCCGCTCTTGTCGCCGCCCCTAACGCGCTAGCAAAAACGGTAGAAATGACTGCTCTCAACACCAATGAGAGCGCGGGTACCATTGAGATTTCACAAAGTGATTATGGCGTTGTTTTTACGCCTCAATTATCAGGTTTGTCAGCAGGTGTGCACGGTTTCCATGTTCACACTAATCCATCTTGCGATAGCATAGAAAAGGATGACAAAACCGTATTAGGCGGCGCAGCAGGTGGCCATTATGATCCTAACAACACAGGGAAGCATGGCTATCCTTGGACCAATGACAATCATTTAGGCGACTTGCCTCCACTCTATGTGGACATGGACGGCAATGCCAATCAGCCCGTTGTCGCGCCTCGCCTAAAATTATCGGATTTAAAAGGTCGAGCGTTAATGATCCATGCAGGTGGTGACAATCACTCCGATCACCCAAGTAAGCTAGGTGGTGGCGGCGCTCGCGTCGTATGTGGTGTTATTGAATAA